Part of the Bacteroidota bacterium genome, TCGTTCATTGTTTACACTACAAAAAGATCGGATGGTGGAAATCTTCTCCAGCCCGATGGAAGTTATTTTTCCGAAGTGTACATTTCGCGCGAGAGTGAAGGCGGGTTTCTCAAGAGCAAGAACATAGGCGCACCGGTTGCAACGGCAGACGGAAATGTGGAAGTTGTGGGCATGAGTGCCAACGGAAATTATCTTCTGCTGTATTATGATAATGCACAGGGAAGCGGCGATATTTTTCTTTCAGAATATGACAAAACAAAAAACGTTTATAAAAAACCTGTTCGCCTCGACGAGAGCATCAATTCCACCAAAGGTTACGAGATCGCTGCAACCATCAGCAACGATGGCAGCACGATCTATTTCGCGAGCGATCGCGCGGGTGGAAGCGGGGGCATCGATCTTTTTGTAAGCAATCGCCTCCCGAATGGAAAATGGGGAATGCCGCAAAATCTCGGCGCTGAGATCAACACTTCTGCCGATGAAGATTTTCCAAGCCTTTCTCCCGATGGAAAAACACTTTATTTTTCTTCGAAAGGACACACCAGCATGGGTGGATATGATATTTTCAAAGCAGACTGGGACGATGCAACAAAAAAATTCACCGGCGTGAAAAATCTCGGTTACCCGATCAACACACCTGAAGACAACAGCAATTTCCGTATTTCCGATAACGGACGTTACGGGTATGTTGCGATGCACCGCGAAGATGCACTCGGAGATCTCGATATTTATCGTGTCGTGTTCAATGATGTGGAACCGAATTATTCTGTGGTGCGCGGCATGATCGTTTTTTCCGATCAGAATAAAAAACCCGGCTTCAGTGAAGTGTTCATCACAGTGACGGATAAAAAAACAAATGAGATCATTGGCAATTATGTGCCCAATGGAAATACGGGAAGATATGTGATGATACTTGCTCCCGGTGAATATGATGTGGAGATTGATGCGCCGGGATGTGCGCCTTACAATGAAACGATCAACATCGCCGACAAGAGTTCATTCAAGCCG contains:
- a CDS encoding PD40 domain-containing protein, whose translation is MKARYFFILLFSLAFFQRSIAQDKAVSDPKIAEEKFKNKNYDEALQDYLDLLDDDSKNEEYNYRIGVCYLNTYINKAKAIPYLEVVTRLPKYDPNAMYLLGRAYHFAYRFDDALKCYNDFKKNGKGTEENLADADREIQNCYNAKELMKYPLNISFENLGSSVNSEYAEYYPFVPSDESFIVYTTKRSDGGNLLQPDGSYFSEVYISRESEGGFLKSKNIGAPVATADGNVEVVGMSANGNYLLLYYDNAQGSGDIFLSEYDKTKNVYKKPVRLDESINSTKGYEIAATISNDGSTIYFASDRAGGSGGIDLFVSNRLPNGKWGMPQNLGAEINTSADEDFPSLSPDGKTLYFSSKGHTSMGGYDIFKADWDDATKKFTGVKNLGYPINTPEDNSNFRISDNGRYGYVAMHREDALGDLDIYRVVFNDVEPNYSVVRGMIVFSDQNKKPGFSEVFITVTDKKTNEIIGNYVPNGNTGRYVMILAPGEYDVEIDAPGCAPYNETINIADKSSFKPEIDKDIGIKVQ